Below is a window of Rhodopseudomonas sp. P2A-2r DNA.
TCGGGCGCGATCGCCGGGCGGGCCTGCGATTTCAGCAGCTGATAGGCGCGATCGGCGATATTGAGCCGCGCGAGGATGCGGCGGCATTCGTCGATCAGTCCGGTGTTCGGCTCTATCAGCGGCTCATCGCCCCCTTCGAGATCGAACATCGCGTTGATCTCCTCCAGCAGCGCCTTGCGGCCGTCGGCATTGGAGGCGCCGGTATAGAGAGTTTCGCTCCAGTCGTTGCGCATCCACGTCACCACCAGATCGCGGTCCGTCTTCTGCAGGCCGGCAACCATCAGATAGACCTTGAGCGGCTCGTAGAGCTGTCCGGGATTGCCCTTGTTGGCATCGAGCACCTCTTCGAGGCGGAACATCAGCCGCGGCCGGAACAGCCGCTCCAGGCCGATGTGATAGGCCTGCGCGGCCGAATTCTGCAGCCGGTCACGCTGGCTGAGGCCGAACGTCGCCAGCAGCGGCACCGGCGTGCCGCGGCTGGCGTAGCCAGCAGGCAAGTTGCGCAGCTTGAACAGCAGCGGCAACACCTTGTGGAGGTCGCGGTCGGAGATCACCGTCTCATGCGCATAGGGACCGGCCTGCTGACTGTACTCGGCAACGGCGTATTGCGTGCGCGAGATCAGCTCGCGGTTGCGCGTGTAGCTGACGATCCACAGTGCCGTCGCGGCGATGGCGACCAATGATACCAGCGAATACAGGCAGGCTTTGACGATGCGGGCACGACGGACGGCAGCGCGGTCGGTCGAAACCCAGGCGGCCTCGCCGACGATCACCTTGAGGATCAGGTCGGTGAGAAAGAAACTCTTGCCAAGACCGGAATAAGCCTGCGCACCGACCTGCTCCGCCCCGAAGCTTTTCGCGAGCGCGCCGATCAGCCGATCAATTGGCGTGCCCTGCTGTGTGCCCGAGGTGAAATAGAATCCCCGTAGCGTCGCATTGGCATGATACCGCGTCGGCTCGAATATCTGATTGAGAAAATCGAACAGGTGGCCCTTGAGAGCAGAGATCTGAGTTGGAAATCCATACAGCAGAACGCGATTTCCAGGCGCGGGCTCCTCCTGCAATCGATCTGTGAGATCGTAGTTCAACCGCTCGACGAGCGCGTCGAGCTCAGCGGGAACATTGCCGACCAGGTTGCGGGTCTTGTCATCCGTCTGGAACGTCGCGCCCCAGACCTGACGGCGGCCCTCGTCCGTGAGGCTGATAAAATACTCACGAAATCCGGCGACCAGATCGGCTTTTGTGAACAGCGCGTAGACCGGGAAATCGACCTTGAGGAGGTCGTGCAACTCGAGCAGCCGCGCCCGGACGGCATCTGCATGGACGGCGATCTCGCCGGGGTCCAGCGTCATCAGGTCTTCAAGGCTAATGACGACAAGCACGCCATTGATCGGCTGACGCGGCCGGTTCTTCTTGAGAATATCCAGAAACGCGAACCAGCTCTGCTTGTCCGCCTTCACGTCGGAATCCTGGGTCGTGTAGCGACCGGCCGTATCGATCAGCACGGCGTCTTCGGTGAACCACCAGTCGCAGTAACGTGTGCCGCCCACGCCGGCGATCGCCTTCGGCGTCGCGCCCCGCGACAACGGAAACTTCAAGCCGGAATTGACCAGCGCCGTGGTCTTGCCCGAGCCCGGCGGCCCGATCAGCACGTACCACGGAAGGTCGTAAAGAAAGTCGGCCTTGCCGCCGCTCGCCGTCTTCAGCGTGGCGAGCGCGTCCTTCATGCGATCCTTGAGGACGTCGGTATCGTCCTCGATCTTGTCGGCCTCGGCAATCCCTTCCGAGAGTTTCGCCGCCGCCTTCTTGCGTCGGTTCCAGCGGAAGGTCATCACCGACGCAAAGATCGCGCCGACCACCAGAATCGCCATTTCGCGGCCGACATAGCTCTCCAGCGGGCGATAGCCGCCGATCGAGATCAGCGGTCCGAGGAAATAGATCAGGGCGCAAATCGAGGTGAGACCGATCCCCGACAGCACGATCCGGATAACGTCTCTGGATGCGATGCCCTTCATTGGCGGCAGGTCCGCTCTGTGACCGGGCCGGTATCTGTCCGTGGAATTAACATCTCGACGCGCCGGTTCTTGGCGCGTCCCTCGGCGGTCTTGTTGTCGGCGATCGGCGCGGTCTCACCCTTGCCGTCGCTCTGCAGCCGATCCGGCTTGGCCAGCGACTTGCTGAACAGCGCCACGACGCTCTTGGCGCGCTCCACCGACAATTGGTAGTTTGAAGGGAAACGGACATTGCTGGCGCCGATCGGCGTGCTGTCGGTATGGCCGATCACCTTGATGAAGCCCTCCTCCTTGTCGAGCGTCTGCGCGACACGCTCGGAAATCGGCTTGAATTCGTCGAGGACGGTGGCCGATCCCGAATTGAATAGCAGCACGTTGCCGACCCGGATAATGATCTGGTTAGCGGTCTGTTCGACGGCGGCCTTGCCGGCCGCTACTTCGGGCTTCAGCGCCGCGCAGATGCGCTGCAGCTGGGTGATCGTGTCGGGCTCGGGCGGCGGCACATAGGGCGGCGGCGCCGGCAATTGAACCTTGCGGGTCAGCGACAGCTTACCGGTGTCGTGCATGTTCGCCAGCGCGGCGGCGGCGATGTCGGCTCCACCGGTCAGCCAGTAAAGCAACACGAAATAAACGCCGAACAGCGCAAGGCCGGTCACGCCAAGCACGGCCCACCACGGCACCCGCACGCGCGAGGTCTGGCCTGCGAGGTTCTGTCCCTGCCAGCGCGGCGACAATTCGCGATAGGCCTTGGGACGGACCCGGCGCAGCGTCTCGTAGAGATCACGCTGGATCTGCTGCAAAGTGGCGACGCCGCCGGCCGAGGTGCGGTGGATGCCATGAAAGCCGATCGCCAGACAGGTGTGTTGCAGTTCGAGCACATTATAATTGACGACAGGGTCCTGCTTTAACCGCGTCAACTCCTCATAAAATCGTACGCCGCCAATGCGCTCGCCGAAGAAGCGGCTAAGCATGCTGTACTGGGTCCAGACGTGGCGGTCCTCGGTCGGAATATTCTGAACGATATCGTCGGCGGTGGCGCAGATGATGTACTTCGCTGCGTTCGCATGCGTTTCCGAGACGCCGGCGGAACGGATGTCCTTGTCAAAGAAGATGATGGCATCTGCAACCTGCTCCATCAGGCTGGCAAACGACGCCCGCGCGAGTGCGACGCGCAGACGACCGAGCAGGAGCAACAGCGGACCGGCCGAACGTAGAATCGGGTTCTCGTTGGGCGCGACCAGTTCGTCGATCTTGACGGGCGAAACTGCCGGGCCTGTTTGCGGCGCCTGTTGCTGCCGTTCGGTGAGGATCCATTCGTCGGAGTTGGAATCACCGGGTGCGCCCGACGGCACGTAGCGCGCTCCGACCGCCGGCGTGGCCTGCGGCGGCGGACTGCCGGAACCGACCGGCGTCGGAGCGCCCGGTGAAGCGGGCGCCTCCGGCCGCCGCCCACCCGGATTGGGCCGAACGATCGTCCGCTCGCTGGGAACGCCGAACGGGCCTCGTGGCGGGACCTTGTCACTCATCGCCGATCTTCCAGAACGGCCCACAACTCTAGTTCAAGTTCGGGCCAATCGCCTGAAAAGTGCAGTCCGATCGAACTCGCCGTCGAGAATTCAGGCCACAACGGCGACTTTCGGTCAAAGAAAAAATAGACGTGGTCGGTGATGGCGCGGATTTGCGGCGGCGGCGTCGGGAGGTGGACGAGCGGTACGCCGGGAAGATGGGCATGCACGATCTCGTTCATCTTGGTATTCGGCCCGACTTTCAGCAGCTGCGGGAATTGGCTCTGAATTTCGGTCAGAGGCCGACGCGCCGCGACCTCCAGAACAAATGTCGCGTTGCGAAACAGCGAGCGATCGCGGATTGTGGACACGAACGCATTGGCGGCGCGTTCGATGAGTTCGAGCCGGATCGCGCGGCGGCCGAGCCGCGCGCCGAGAAACTCCTGGAGGTCCCGCATCACGGGGCCGAAGACATTCTCCAGATCGTCATGATCGTAAGCCGGGTATTCACGCGCGCGGCGCTCCGGAGTCGCGAAGGTCGCCAATTCCCCGACCAGACGGAGAAACTCCTCGAACAGGCGTTCCGGGTGCAGGTAGCCCGACTGCCGAAAGTGTTTCAGGACCGCGATATGCCTGTTGAGCAGTTGCAGAACAAAGTAGTCGACACTCTGCAGGCCGCCGCCGGCGGTGGGATCCGCCGCGTAACGCGCAAGTTCTTCGAGCTTGTTGTCGATCCAGCCGACGACGCGATCCATCCAGCCGTCCACGACCGGGTGGGCCCCGCAAATCAGAACGGGGGGACGTATTTTTCATCGAAGACGATCTGCTTGTCGCGTACCTCGAGAATCCGGCCGATGCCAAGGCCGATATAGCCGGGCTTGGCCGTCTTCCGCAGTTCAAAGCCAAGCCGCGGGAAGGCGACGTCGATCTCCTCTTCGATCCGCAACGACGACGTCGAGTCGATGAAAGTCTCGGCGCCGATCATGAAGCGCGCCGCACTGTCGCTCTCCCGATCGTCCGCCTCACGCATATTGGCAGCGGCCACCGGCATCGAAAGATATGCGATCTGTTGCGAAGCCGTATCGGGCACGATGATGGGTGCCGGCAACGGGCTGTCGCCCGGTATGTCGAAAGGCGTTCCGTCCGGCATGATTCCGGATGCGCGACGGAGAGCAAATTTGCTTTGCTGCGCCAGATCGCGGTCGATTTCCAGATGCGAGAAGCCCCAAGGATATGGCGTAACATACCGTACCCGGGATTCCAGGGCATGCTCGTGGTAGCGGTCGTTTTGCTGAAGGTGATGAGGACGAAGAAACAAGCCCTCTGTCCACGCCACTTTGGAGTACCAGGACATTCTCGAACCGACCTATTCTTTTTCCAGCAAATGCCGATCGAACTTCTCAAGCACGTTGTCATCCCGTTTTCGCACGCCCGCCGCCGTGGGCGACTCGACGCCAGTCAAGAGGGCGACGCTAGTCGCGCCGCTCCTCGCGATCGTAGCATTCGGCGAACAACTCCATATAAGCGTTGAGTACACCGTCCTCGTGCCGTGCGATCCGTGTCTGCCAGCCCGTGACGTAACTGTCCCACAGTCGCGCCTTGCGCGATCCGATGGCTCCGATGAATCCTCGATCCTTTTGCAAGTCCGCTTCGATTCTCGCCGGATCGAAGGCTGAGAACATCAGTTTCAGAGCCTGCTGCATGGCCGTGTATGTCTTGATCTGGTGCAATTTCAGATCGTCGAACCCCTCTGCAAGCGCCCTTCGCGCATCGAGATAGCTCCGCGTCGGTTTGCCGAACATAATGCGCATCGCATCGTCGGTCGTCGGAGCAAACTTGATCGGATTGTTTTCCAGCGCCTTGATCATGGTCTGGTTCGAACTGCGAGCCAAACGCTTGGCGTGCTGACGTGCTTCGAGCAGTTGCTTCATGTTGTCCGTCACCAGCCGCAAAAGCTCACCGAGTTCCTTGGCCAGTTCGGAAGGATCACGGCTCGCCAGCGCCTCGTCGTCCAGGCCGGCACCGCGTGCGACGAGGCGTATAAAGTCGGACGCTTCGCCGAGCGCGACGTCGGCTGACGTGCGCGTCGGCGGTTCGATAGGCATGGCGGGCACAGCCGGCACGCGATCATCGACGGGGGCGGACGTTGCCGGCGCCGAGACGTTGCCACGGCGCTCGTGCTGGAGTTCGGCTTTCGCTGACAGCGGGGCGGCCCACGGGCCATCGGGTTCAGCCGTAATCCATACGGGTCGACGCGGCGTTGGAACCGGGACCAGTTCGGGGGCGGAGGCGGCGGTTTCGGCGTTGCCTGCGACCAGCTCTCCTCCGTATCGGAGTTCCAGACCTCGGCCGCGGATTGCTGCAGTGGCTGTTGCACACCGGGCGTTGCGGAAGGATGCACCGAGGGCACATCGATTGCCCAGTCAAGGAAATCGGGCTTCACCGGCGACATATCCCGCGGCGCTTTCAGCATTCGCGGATCTATCGGCGGCGCCGCGTCGCCCGGCGCGTCCCACAATTCTCCGTAACTGGTGCTCGCGCCGCTACCCGATGTTGCCTGCAGCGCCGGTGGTTCCTGCTCATCGAGCTCGACCAGGATAATGTATCGCCCGATCAGAAAACGGTCACCATTGCGGAGCCGGTGCGGCCCCCTGAGGCGGCTATCCTCTCCGTCCAGAAACGTGCCGTTGGTCGAAATGTCGTGTAACCAGTATCCATCGTCGTGCCACCTCACCTCGCAATGTTTGCCGGAGATAAAGCGCGTCGCATCCGGAAGGGTCCAGTCGAGATAGGGATCGCGACCGATATCCACCCCACGTTTGCCGGCAATCGAAACACTCAACGGACCGCCATCAGGCAGGCTGGTCTCGTTGTCGATCCGGAGCGTCAGAGTCATTCGACTAGCTCGCAGGCATGGGATCTGAATTGATCGAACCGTCCTCCCGCACTACGGAGAGCGTAGTCGTCGCTTGAAATCTTAGGTCTACTCCGTTCCGCGTTCAAGGCGTTTCCATGCACCCAAGCGACGGAGGAATTGCCCGTCACGACACTTCTGCGTAGTGCGCGATACTTCACAGATTTTTCTCCGCGAGCCTGATGCCTTCGGCGAGACATCGCTTCAACCGATCGGCGCGCTCCGCTTTCTGCATGCCGACGGCGGCGAGCTGTATGGCGACGCGCGCCGCCCGAGCGGTGAGGTAAAGCGGCATGGGAACAGGACCATCGGACTTTGCGAGCATCACCCCGCCGGCCCAACCCGCGGCCAACGCCAGCCAGCTCAACGCGTCGTTGCTGTCGCTTTCGGTTCCGAGTTTCAGCGCCGTCTTTTGCAATTCTTCGCTGGGCCGTTCGACCCATTTCTCCGCAGCGACCAGACAAGCCGCGCGATCGCGGGGAATGTCCCCAAGCAGCATCCGGACGCTGCCACAGGCCCACCAGACCGCTTCCCGACGTGGCAGCAAGTGGGCACAAAAATTGATTGCCTCCTCGAGCTTGTCCTGCGCCAGCAGCTTCTTCAGATGCGCCACCGGCGTGTCGTGGACGGCCGCGCTCGTGGCTCCCTTGGCAAGTTCGGGAAAGGTCTCGAGCAACGACTGGACGGTGGGGAAACGAGCGCGAGACATCCGAACTTCTTGAACTCCCAACGGGTTACACTCCAGATAAAACTCAACCGACCGGGATGGGGATGACGACCGGCATCATGCCGTTGATCAGCACGACTCCGTTGAGGTGGATAATGGGCGCCGTGATATTGATCATCGCCCCGGCCGTATCGTTGATCATGGCCTGCGCCAGCCGGTTGATCATCGGCGCCTCGGTGTTGACGGTTGCCGGCATCACCGTGACCGAACTCATCAGCACAGAATCCTCGATCGAGATCATCGCGGTGGTGCTCTGGGCGCCCATGTCGATGTTGATGATCTGGCTGCCCATCTGCACTTCGACGCTGTCGTCGCCCTTCTGGATCGTCCAGGAGCGGTTGCCGCCGACGGTCCAGGTCTGGTCGCCGCCGAGCGCAGGAGAGTCGAGGTCGACCGTGCCGACCTTGCCAGTCTGGTTGGCATTGATCACGACGAGATGATCCTGCTGCGCATGCATGCGAATGAGCTCGCTGCCCTTTTTGTCCTCGAACATGAATTCGTTGTAGCCGTTATGGCCCTTCGTCGAATCCGACTTGGTACCGGACTGGGTCTTGTGGGCCGGCAGCTCGTAAGGAAATTTGTTGTCGCCATTGTAGATGCAGCCAATGACCAGCGGGCGATCGGGATCTCCCTCCAGATAGGCCACAGCAACCTCCATGCCGACCCGTGGGATGAACTGGGTGCCCCACTTCTTTCCCGACCAGGCGTGTGCCACACGCACCGGGCATGACTTCTTCGGCTCACGGTCCCAGAAGAATTGAACCCAGATATGGCCGTTCTCGTCGGTGCTGATCTCCTCGCTTTCCTCACCTTTCTTGCTGACCACCTTGGCTGTCTGGATGCCACAGATGCAGGGCTTTGGCGTATCCGGGAGAATGCGGAACGGGCGGTTCTTGGTACCGAACTCGTATTCCCCGTGATAGACTTGATCGGCCTCCTTGCCCCAGCCGGAGCGATAGTGCTGGGTGCCGAACCGATGGGTGGAACGCAGCACCAGATAGGACTGGTTTTCCGACGAGACCGGATGGCGCTCGACGTCGACCAGGCTTCCCGGAAAAAGCGAAGCGGCGTCGCCCTCGACCAGGCGGCGGTGATCGACGGCTTGTTCGGCCTCGAGCCGGAATCTGGAAAACTTCTTGCCCTTGCTCTCCTCGTCGTATTTGCCCGGATAGTCGTAGACCTCAAGCTTCGAGAAGGCATATTTCTCCGAGGCCTCGTTAGGCGCGCGCAACTTCTTGTTCGGCTTCAGGTAGTCATAGTCGTTGAACTCCACTTTTCCGGTACGGAACCGGCGTTCCGATATCCAGCCGAACAGGTGCTGGTCGAGGCGGAGTTCGACACCGCTCAGGTAGATGAACGGAAGCTTGGGAACCTGCGGATTCGGCCGATGCGACGAGGGCGAGTCCGCCAGCACCATCGTGTGCTTGCCGTCGGAATGCTCAAAAAAGTAGTAAATGCCGTATTCTTCCATCAGTCGATGGCAAAAGGCGAGATCGCTTTCACGATACTGCACGCAGTAATGAATCTTGTCGTAGTCCGCCGTGGTCCGGAACTCGAAATCGTTGAAGCCGCCCTTGGTGAAGACCTCGCGGATGATGTCCTTGACGTCCTTGTCGAGAAAGATCCGGCAGTCGGCCTTGTAGCCCAGCATCCAGAACCACGGCCGCAGGACGAGCTTGTAATGAAAGAAATCGTCCGACTTTCCGACCCATTGGGCCTGCGCCAGGATACCATCGAACATCCGGACCTTGCCTTCATAGGCCTTCAGCTTGATCGTACATGACTGTCCAAGCGCCTTGTCGAAATCGATATTCTCGTCCTCGCTCAGCGCGTCCACATGGAATTCGAACAGTTCGCCCAGCGCCTCCGTGCCCTCAAATTTCATCAGAACAAGGACGTTCTTGCCCAGCGGGGTCGTTAATTCTGCAACGCGGCCATCCTGAGTGAGCAGTCCCATCTGGTTCTCGTCCTTATAAGGAAGCTACATCCATCATCGAACAGGTCAGGCCCTCACCGGCTCGGGCCAATGCCCCGTTCGCAAGTTCCGAAAAAGCCGAAAACTCTCGCGCGTCGCGCCAAGCAGACTAAACCCGCTGAAATTGTCAGCGTCGGCCCGAGACCGCGGCCTGATGTTTGCCGTCGTTCGCTCCTGCATCTGCTTTCCCTGGTCGACTATAGTCTTGCTGGCCTGGTGTAACGATATCGGACGGCCGTCAGATCATGGGCCCGGGCTGACAGGGTCTTGCGCTGCCGTCGGCGGGATCGAACAGATAGACTGGTCCCTCCCAGTCGCCGAAGTCGATCGGGAGCGGGGAATTCATGCGAACCGACTCCGGATTGTAAGCCTGGGCATCGCGGCCGGCGATCACGTAGGCGCCGCTGGCCATCGCCAGTTCGCCCATGAAACGCTTGCCATCGGCGTAAGTGCCGGCATTGCCGGGACCGGTCTGCGCAGTTCCGCAGGCATAGACCGTGATACGTCGGATCAGCCCACTGCCGCGTTTCCAGGCCATGGTCTTGCCGACAGTCATGAGACTCAGCCCCTCACGGCACAGTTGCAAGCCAAACCCGCCGACCCGCCTATTGGTCGATATCTGCTGCGAGATGTTGAAGTTTCCTTCGAACCCGTGACACATCACGAGCAGCTCATCGAGGCCGTTCTGCGAGCCGGCATAATGCGCAATCCAGCCGATCGAACCACCGAGATCGGTGTCTTTATCGACGACGTGAATATTAGGGGCGATCGGTGGAGGCGTTCCCTTGAGCCGCTTGTCGTGCCAGATCATTCTTCCGGGCATCGCATCCATTCCCATACCGCAGCCGCCAGCCTGTTGGGCTGGAGAGCATGCCCGACAATACGACCTGCCGACATCGCAAGGCATCAAGTCATTTGTCGCGCAGCGCCGGTATTGGTTCAATGGATCTCACGGTTATTGTTGAACCGGGCATTCTGCGATCGTGGCACCAACCGGATTTGAACCAACGGGCTGGGATCGGGACCAATATAGAGTCAGCGCAAGATCAAGTTGTGCGCATATCGGGACGTCAGCGCGGAGGGCCTGCCTATGGGCGATTCATTGGTGTACTTCGCAAAACCGCCGAATGCCGGACCGGCCGGGTACGACACCGACGGCAGGCAGCCCGGATCGATCTGGCGGATGCAGATCCCGGTGGGTGAAACGCGGGATATCCTGCTGATCGGCCCCGCCGGAACGGGAACCTCGCTCGGCGTCACCTCGAACAATGACAACGTCGTCAAGAACGATGACATCCGGATGCGCGCGGCCGGCGGCCAGCAGGTGATCTCCCTTCGCGGCAATGCGATCGGAACAACCCTGCTCGATGTCGGCCTGATACCGTTTCGGGGCGACTTGCGCTTTCCGGCGGGACCGCCAGCGCGCCCCGTCGGCGGCCAGTACATCAATGTCGGCCTGCAAGTACAGGTAACGCGGGCCGATGGTTCACTGCCAGGCAACGATTCCGGCGTCAGGCCGGAAGGCCAGATGGATGCGACCATGTGCTGGGCCGCCTGCCTGGCCTGGTGGCTACGTGCGCTGCCGGACCGTACTGAAATCTCCCAGTCCACGCTCATGGTCCTGGGAGCCCACATCTGGAATTCGGACGGCACGATGTCGCTGACGAACCTGCGGAATTTTTACGAACGCCAGAACGTCCGCATAACGTGTGACAGCGTCGGGCCGACGGCGGTCAGCCAATACTTTGTGCCGTCGAAGCTTCCCTTCATCATCGCGTTCCGGGCCGGCGTCCTGGGCGGACATGTCAACGTCATTCATGCCATCGATCTGACGACCAGCACCGTTACTGCGATGGAGCCATGGTTCCCAGACCCCTCCAGCGATCCAAATTATCACTTTGAGAATGATGTCTTTCCGGTATTCTTGAATAATACGGATCGCTCACTCTTTGTCTTTCGCGGCGCGCATGTGAAGCGTCCGATCAGTTACTACACGACGAAGCCGTTTGGGCAGGGCTTCCTGATCTGCTATCCTAATTGAATGGCGACCTGACGTGTCATCGTGCAAGCATCGACTCCAGCACCTCGCTGGAGGAAATGACGGAGAGGCGAGTCGTGACGGAAGTTGACCTCGTCTCCAATCCGCCTTTGCACGAAGATCAATCGGCCCCGGAACCGGCTTTGGATGCGGCGGACGTGCCGGTGCTCGCCGGACTTTGGCAGCCTCTCAGCGCAACGGATCCGTGCGGACCGGACCTCGACATGGACGGCGACGCCGATTATCTCAACTATGTCGCTCATACCGAAGGCATTCTGCCTACGTCGTTTTTTTCGCTGGACGACAAGAAGCCATTCGACCGGACGACGATCGATCTGCCCGGTCGACTGGCCGCGCTGGCGCCGCTTTTCGATCGCACCAGAGACCTTCGCCTGATGGCGCTGAATGCGCGACTCTCTATTCTCAACAGGGATCTCGCCGGCTTCTCCGACACGGTGGCTTCGATCGCATCCTGGCTCGATCGGTACTGGGATGACATTCACCCGCGTCCGCAGGACGGCGACATCCTCATGCGCGAGACCGCGCTGTCCGAACTCGATGGCCCGATGGCCATCTTTCCTCTTCAGTATGCGCCGCTGTTCGACACCCGCCGGTCTGGACCGATCAGCTATCGCAGCTGGATGATCGCCACGGGCGAGGTGGCTCCGCGCCCCGGCGAGACCAAGCTGTCGCCGGCCGCCATCGTCGAAGCCCACAGTGACACCGATGCCGACGCGCTGGCGACGGCACGACGAACTCTTACATCGCTCAGGGGCTCCCTGGCGCAGATACGCAATGCGCTTGCGCTCCATCAGGTTACGCCGGGGCTCGAAAACCTGTCAGCGCTGGTGGGCAAGATCTCGCTGTTCATCGACCCGAATGGCCTTGAGCGTGAACAAGCCGCTCCCGCGGAAGGGAATGCCGCGGACTCTGCTCCAGACAGCGACGCCAGTGCGCGATCGTCCACATTTGAAGCGCCGGGAACGCTCGCACAAGCCAGCGAGGCGCTTGCCGCAATTGCCAGCTACTACAGTCAGTTCGAACCCTCCAGTCCGATCCTGCCATTGGTCCGCCAGGCGCATCTGCTGATCGGAAAATCGTTTTACGAAGTGCTGTCCATTCTCGTGCCGACCCAGATGGACAAGGCCGCCTTCCTGATCGGCGGCGACCAGGTATTCGAACTTCCTGTCGGAAAGCTGTCGGGACTTTCCGCAGTCTCGCCAATCACTTCCACGCCCGAGGCAGCTACACCCGATGCGGCGGCCGGATCAACGCCGCGGTTCCGGGTCGCGAGCCGGTCGCAGGCCATCGCATTGCTCGATCAGGTCCAACGGTTCTTCCGGCACTCCGAGCCCTCAAGTCCCATTCCCATGCTGTGCGACCGCGCACGCGCGCTCGCGGAACGGGATTTCATGAGCGTCCTGCGGGATGTGTTGCCGAAAGCCGCTCTGAAAAATATCGCGTCGGACAAGTGAACC
It encodes the following:
- the tssM gene encoding type VI secretion system membrane subunit TssM, which gives rise to MKGIASRDVIRIVLSGIGLTSICALIYFLGPLISIGGYRPLESYVGREMAILVVGAIFASVMTFRWNRRKKAAAKLSEGIAEADKIEDDTDVLKDRMKDALATLKTASGGKADFLYDLPWYVLIGPPGSGKTTALVNSGLKFPLSRGATPKAIAGVGGTRYCDWWFTEDAVLIDTAGRYTTQDSDVKADKQSWFAFLDILKKNRPRQPINGVLVVISLEDLMTLDPGEIAVHADAVRARLLELHDLLKVDFPVYALFTKADLVAGFREYFISLTDEGRRQVWGATFQTDDKTRNLVGNVPAELDALVERLNYDLTDRLQEEPAPGNRVLLYGFPTQISALKGHLFDFLNQIFEPTRYHANATLRGFYFTSGTQQGTPIDRLIGALAKSFGAEQVGAQAYSGLGKSFFLTDLILKVIVGEAAWVSTDRAAVRRARIVKACLYSLVSLVAIAATALWIVSYTRNRELISRTQYAVAEYSQQAGPYAHETVISDRDLHKVLPLLFKLRNLPAGYASRGTPVPLLATFGLSQRDRLQNSAAQAYHIGLERLFRPRLMFRLEEVLDANKGNPGQLYEPLKVYLMVAGLQKTDRDLVVTWMRNDWSETLYTGASNADGRKALLEEINAMFDLEGGDEPLIEPNTGLIDECRRILARLNIADRAYQLLKSQARPAIAPDWVAARRGGPDFATVFESASGDNVEAVSVPGFYTYAGFQRAFIDKLPTIAEQLKSDNWVLGDVGKIDAITSQFDSLSADLLRRYSRDFVAAWKQAFDRLRIRPLNGGKPKYEALNAAAATTSPVRLLIESIRDETALTREQKDAKEKDGAKKDGALPSLITSQGGSPGASIEAEFKPFHQAVEGDGARRLIDVIVGDLTAINNSLQTLVLNPAQEQQATAALRVQVAQFKNDSLRMPNPFNNMLLQSANSFENTIANDTYRQIRDEFQKFVYAPCQSLATGRYPLDRGGRTEIGLADFGRLFGGNGYFDGFFKKYLEPYADTSTREWKWRQENPVAKQMSAETLRQFQRASQIKDAFFPTNGNVPSISLSVTPPLLPVTGLTAKLEINGVAATSSNQQNPAPIAVTWPGAGGKTAVSLAQEPAVPGTLPSEIAGGTGQWALFRLLDKASKSARPNGVLASWIVGGREVAFQIGTGTVVNPLQLPAMSEFKCPTTL
- the tssL gene encoding type VI secretion system protein TssL, long form, whose protein sequence is MSDKVPPRGPFGVPSERTIVRPNPGGRRPEAPASPGAPTPVGSGSPPPQATPAVGARYVPSGAPGDSNSDEWILTERQQQAPQTGPAVSPVKIDELVAPNENPILRSAGPLLLLLGRLRVALARASFASLMEQVADAIIFFDKDIRSAGVSETHANAAKYIICATADDIVQNIPTEDRHVWTQYSMLSRFFGERIGGVRFYEELTRLKQDPVVNYNVLELQHTCLAIGFHGIHRTSAGGVATLQQIQRDLYETLRRVRPKAYRELSPRWQGQNLAGQTSRVRVPWWAVLGVTGLALFGVYFVLLYWLTGGADIAAAALANMHDTGKLSLTRKVQLPAPPPYVPPPEPDTITQLQRICAALKPEVAAGKAAVEQTANQIIIRVGNVLLFNSGSATVLDEFKPISERVAQTLDKEEGFIKVIGHTDSTPIGASNVRFPSNYQLSVERAKSVVALFSKSLAKPDRLQSDGKGETAPIADNKTAEGRAKNRRVEMLIPRTDTGPVTERTCRQ
- the tagH gene encoding type VI secretion system-associated FHA domain protein TagH; protein product: MGNRCALGASFRNARCATATAAIRGRGLELRYGGELVAGNAETAASAPELVPVPTPRRPVWITAEPDGPWAAPLSAKAELQHERRGNVSAPATSAPVDDRVPAVPAMPIEPPTRTSADVALGEASDFIRLVARGAGLDDEALASRDPSELAKELGELLRLVTDNMKQLLEARQHAKRLARSSNQTMIKALENNPIKFAPTTDDAMRIMFGKPTRSYLDARRALAEGFDDLKLHQIKTYTAMQQALKLMFSAFDPARIEADLQKDRGFIGAIGSRKARLWDSYVTGWQTRIARHEDGVLNAYMELFAECYDREERRD
- a CDS encoding DUF6931 family protein, translated to MSRARFPTVQSLLETFPELAKGATSAAVHDTPVAHLKKLLAQDKLEEAINFCAHLLPRREAVWWACGSVRMLLGDIPRDRAACLVAAEKWVERPSEELQKTALKLGTESDSNDALSWLALAAGWAGGVMLAKSDGPVPMPLYLTARAARVAIQLAAVGMQKAERADRLKRCLAEGIRLAEKNL
- a CDS encoding type VI secretion system Vgr family protein, with product MGLLTQDGRVAELTTPLGKNVLVLMKFEGTEALGELFEFHVDALSEDENIDFDKALGQSCTIKLKAYEGKVRMFDGILAQAQWVGKSDDFFHYKLVLRPWFWMLGYKADCRIFLDKDVKDIIREVFTKGGFNDFEFRTTADYDKIHYCVQYRESDLAFCHRLMEEYGIYYFFEHSDGKHTMVLADSPSSHRPNPQVPKLPFIYLSGVELRLDQHLFGWISERRFRTGKVEFNDYDYLKPNKKLRAPNEASEKYAFSKLEVYDYPGKYDEESKGKKFSRFRLEAEQAVDHRRLVEGDAASLFPGSLVDVERHPVSSENQSYLVLRSTHRFGTQHYRSGWGKEADQVYHGEYEFGTKNRPFRILPDTPKPCICGIQTAKVVSKKGEESEEISTDENGHIWVQFFWDREPKKSCPVRVAHAWSGKKWGTQFIPRVGMEVAVAYLEGDPDRPLVIGCIYNGDNKFPYELPAHKTQSGTKSDSTKGHNGYNEFMFEDKKGSELIRMHAQQDHLVVINANQTGKVGTVDLDSPALGGDQTWTVGGNRSWTIQKGDDSVEVQMGSQIINIDMGAQSTTAMISIEDSVLMSSVTVMPATVNTEAPMINRLAQAMINDTAGAMINITAPIIHLNGVVLINGMMPVVIPIPVG